A single Oryzias melastigma strain HK-1 linkage group LG24, ASM292280v2, whole genome shotgun sequence DNA region contains:
- the LOC112157842 gene encoding uncharacterized protein LOC112157842 isoform X2, whose product MSTLLKDIEKYDACAASELKKADFRTDSEIRTLTPEDLHELFPGQEKLLLRKTIFEIIHNQKRTRQRQEKLGLIPQDTLRNVVIAECFERIKNMKDQLEKMQSALEACYNKPKDINKMSSPATVKYRMVVSGQTFGAHDQLLDQIKSSGLNLIKGNDEESCITIVFCSVGTRIGTDAEAAMKRVPGNDPVILVMMHYCQEPKKTHPTGISTGFPNIVLEVHVFYHDRQNGLLRCEQNKKAVIELKEELMKHHSSQNSGSNY is encoded by the exons ATGTCGACTCTCCTTAAGGATATAGAAAAGTACGACGCATGCGCAGCTTCTGAACTGAAAA AGGCAGATTTCCGGACTGACTCAGAGATCCGGACCCTGACTCCAGAAGACCTGCACGAGCTGTTCCCTGGACAAGAGAAGCTGTTGCTGAGGAAGACCATCTTTGAAATAATTCATAATCAG AAGCGAACACGTCAGCGCCAGGAAAAACTTGGTTTGATCCCACAAGACACTCTCAGAA ATGTTGTGATAGCTGAGTGCTTTGAAAGGATAAAGAACATGAAGGATCAGCTGGAGAAGATGCAGAGCGCCCTTGAAGCTTGTTATAACAAGCCAAAGGACATCAACAAAA TGTCTTCTCCAGCAACAGTGAAGTACAGGATGGTGGTCAGTGGTCAAACCTTTGGAGCTCATGATCAGcttctggaccaaattaagagTTCAGGATTAAATCTGATTAAGGGAAATGATGAAGAAAGCTGCATCACCATCGTTTTCTGTTCCGTTGGAACTCGGATAGGAACAGATGCTGAAGCAGCCATGAAGAGGGTTCCAG GTAATGATCCGGTCATTTTGGTCATGATGCATTACTGCcaagagccaaaaaaaactcaCCCTACAGGAATATCCACTGGTTTTCCTAACATTGTCTTGGAGGTCCATGTTTTCTACCATGACAGACAGAACGGTTTATTGAGgtgtgaacaaaacaaaaaagctgtcATTGAGTTAAAGGAAGAACTGATGAAGCATCACAGTTCACAAAACTCAGGATCAAACTATTAA
- the LOC112157842 gene encoding uncharacterized protein LOC112157842 isoform X1 has translation MSTLLKDIEKYDACAASELKMRHNGGMKEPQSNLVFSEADFRTDSEIRTLTPEDLHELFPGQEKLLLRKTIFEIIHNQKRTRQRQEKLGLIPQDTLRNVVIAECFERIKNMKDQLEKMQSALEACYNKPKDINKMSSPATVKYRMVVSGQTFGAHDQLLDQIKSSGLNLIKGNDEESCITIVFCSVGTRIGTDAEAAMKRVPGNDPVILVMMHYCQEPKKTHPTGISTGFPNIVLEVHVFYHDRQNGLLRCEQNKKAVIELKEELMKHHSSQNSGSNY, from the exons ATGTCGACTCTCCTTAAGGATATAGAAAAGTACGACGCATGCGCAGCTTCTGAACTGAAAA TGAGACACAATGGAGGGatgaaagagccacag TCAAACCTGGTATTTTCAGAGGCAGATTTCCGGACTGACTCAGAGATCCGGACCCTGACTCCAGAAGACCTGCACGAGCTGTTCCCTGGACAAGAGAAGCTGTTGCTGAGGAAGACCATCTTTGAAATAATTCATAATCAG AAGCGAACACGTCAGCGCCAGGAAAAACTTGGTTTGATCCCACAAGACACTCTCAGAA ATGTTGTGATAGCTGAGTGCTTTGAAAGGATAAAGAACATGAAGGATCAGCTGGAGAAGATGCAGAGCGCCCTTGAAGCTTGTTATAACAAGCCAAAGGACATCAACAAAA TGTCTTCTCCAGCAACAGTGAAGTACAGGATGGTGGTCAGTGGTCAAACCTTTGGAGCTCATGATCAGcttctggaccaaattaagagTTCAGGATTAAATCTGATTAAGGGAAATGATGAAGAAAGCTGCATCACCATCGTTTTCTGTTCCGTTGGAACTCGGATAGGAACAGATGCTGAAGCAGCCATGAAGAGGGTTCCAG GTAATGATCCGGTCATTTTGGTCATGATGCATTACTGCcaagagccaaaaaaaactcaCCCTACAGGAATATCCACTGGTTTTCCTAACATTGTCTTGGAGGTCCATGTTTTCTACCATGACAGACAGAACGGTTTATTGAGgtgtgaacaaaacaaaaaagctgtcATTGAGTTAAAGGAAGAACTGATGAAGCATCACAGTTCACAAAACTCAGGATCAAACTATTAA